In Nerophis ophidion isolate RoL-2023_Sa linkage group LG02, RoL_Noph_v1.0, whole genome shotgun sequence, one DNA window encodes the following:
- the sdr42e1 gene encoding short-chain dehydrogenase/reductase family 42E member 1: MEAARTETYLITGGCGYFGFRLATRLHKTGAQVILFDVTPPRQEVPEGMVFLEGDIRSYAQVGRAVAGVDCVFHIASYGMSGREQLNRDLIEAVNVGGTQNVIKACLERGVPRLVYTSTFNVVFGGQEIQNGDEGLPYLPLHLHPDHYSRTKALAEMAVMESNGVSLKDGSGVLRTCALRPAGIYGPGEQRHLPRVVSYIEKGVFRFVYGSPSSLVEFVHVDNLVSAHVLAADALTAARQHRSAGQAYFISDGQPVNNFEFFRPLVEGLGYPFPTLRLPVGLVYFFAFLTEMIHHLVGPWYDFQPLLTRTEVYKTGVTHYFSMAKAKAQLGYRPEEQTLDEVVEWFRSRGHGRKRHGFAFSRLVVNFLLAAAFTAALLSFLPVVGS; the protein is encoded by the exons ATGGAAGCTGCACGCACAGAAACATACCTCATAACAGGAGGGTGTGGGTATTTCGGTTTTCG CCTTGCAACCCGCCTGCACAAAACAGGAGCCCAAGTCATCCTGTTCGACGTCACCCCTCCCAGGCAAGAGGTCCCGgaaggaatggtgttcctggaagGGGATATACGGAGCTACGCGCAGGTCGGACGCGCCGTCGCCGGTGTGGACTGCGTGTTCCACATCGCCTCCTACGGCATGTCCGGCAGAGAGCAGCTGAACCGAGACCTGATCGAGGCTGTGAACGTCGGCGGCACCCAGAACGTCATCAAGGCCTGTTTGGAGCGTGGCGTACCCAGACTGGTGTACACCAGCACCTTCAACGTGGTCTTCGGGGGTCAGGAGATACAGAACGGGGACGAGGGCCTCCCTTATCTGCCGCTCCATCTCCACCCGGACCACTATTCCCGAACCAAGGCCCTCGCCGAGATGGCCGTGATGGAATCGAACGGGGTCTCGCTGAAGGACGGCTCCGGGGTGCTGAGGACGTGCGCCCTACGCCCGGCGGGAATCTACGGCCCCGGAGAGCAGAGACATCTCCCCAGGGTTGTAAGCTACATCGAGAAAGGCGTGTTTAGGTTTGTTTACGGCAGCCCGAGCAGCCTGGTGGAGTTTGTGCACGTGGACAACCTGGTGTCGGCGCACGTGTTGGCCGCGGACGCCTTGACCGCCGCCAGGCAGCATCGCTCGGCGGGCCAGGCCTACTTCATCTCAGACGGCCAGCCCGTCAACAACTTTGAGTTCTTCAGGCCTCTGGTGGAAGGCCTGGGCTACCCGTTCCCCACCCtgcgccttcccgtgggactcgtTTACTTCTTCGCCTTCCTCACCGAGATGATCCACCACCTGGTGGGACCGTGGTACGACTTCCAGCCGCTGCTGACGCGCACTGAGGTGTACAAAACGGGCGTGACCCACTACTTCAGCATGGCCAAAGCCAAGGCGCAGCTGGGTTACCGTCCCGAGGAGCAAACCCTGGATGAGGTGGTCGAGTGGTTCCGGAGCAGAGGCCACGGGAGAAAACGCCATGGCTTCGCTTTCAGTCGACTCGTGGTTAACTTTCTGTTGGCCGCTGCCTTTACGGCTGCACTGCTCTCTTTTCTACCAGTTGTTGGTAGCTGA
- the LOC133536372 gene encoding arylamine N-acetyltransferase, pineal gland isozyme NAT-10-like isoform X1, with protein sequence MNDTSSAHVYDKMNLEEYFQRIGFCGPRDKADLATLKLIHKHHIMSIPFENLNIHCNERNIMDLEVIFDKVVRRNRGGWCLENNFLFSWVLRELGYGPTMLSSRVFSGSAGDFGPYDSHLINRVDIEGVAYIADVSFGVSSQIWEPLELVHGKDQPQAAAVFRLLDKGEVWILEKTSRKPVILNPEFASNSLVNRKLTKTLYCFKMTPRAHEYFLDVNDALQKDPSALFTNKSICSLQTPSGFRALIGHTYTEVAFKPEDGVDVFDMRDVPEDEIEQVLREKFNVRLPNKLQPVNNTYSYTL encoded by the exons atgaacgacacaagctccgctcatgtttacg ACAAGATGAACCTAGAGGAGTACTTCCAAAGAATCGGCTTCTGCGGCCCACGAGACAAAGCGGATCTGGCCACACTGAAGCTGATCCACAAGCATCACATCATGTCCATCCCCTTCGAGAACCTCAACATCCACTGCAACGAGAGGAACATCATGGACCTGGAGGTCATCTTCGACAAGGTAGTGAGACGGAACCGTGGCGGATGGTGCCTTGAGAACAACTTCCTGTTCTCCTGGGTGCTGAGGGAACTGGGCTACGGCCCGACCATGTTGTCCTCCAGGGTTTTCAGCGGCTCCGCCGGGGATTTTGGACCCTACGATAGTCACCTCATCAACAGGGTGGACATTGAGGGCGTGGCTTACATAGCAGATGTGAGCTTCGGGGTGTCGTCGCAAATATGGGAGCCGCTAGAGCTCGTCCACGGGAAAGACCAGCCTCAGGCGGCCGCCGTGTTCCGTCTCCTGGACAAGGGAGAGGTCTGGATTCTAGAGAAAACGAGCAGAAAGCCGGTGATCCTCAACCCGGAGTTCGCCAGCAACAGTCTGGTAAACAGAAAGTTGACAAAGACGCTGTACTGCTTCAAAATGACGCCCCGTGCGCACGAGTACTTCTTAGACGTCAACGACGCGCTTCAGAAGGACCCGAGCGCGCTTTTCACCAACAAGTCCATCTGCTCCTTACAAACGCCCTCGGGTTTCAGGGCCCTAATTGGCCACACCTACACCGAGGTGGCCTTCAAACCCGAGGACGGCGTCGACGTCTTCGATATGAGGGACGTGCCCGAAGACGAGATAGAGCAGGTTCTGAGGGAGAAGTTTAATGTCCGCTTGCCAAACAAACTACAACCTGTCAACAACACGTATTCTTACACACTCTGA
- the LOC133536372 gene encoding arylamine N-acetyltransferase, pineal gland isozyme NAT-10-like isoform X2, whose translation MNLEEYFQRIGFCGPRDKADLATLKLIHKHHIMSIPFENLNIHCNERNIMDLEVIFDKVVRRNRGGWCLENNFLFSWVLRELGYGPTMLSSRVFSGSAGDFGPYDSHLINRVDIEGVAYIADVSFGVSSQIWEPLELVHGKDQPQAAAVFRLLDKGEVWILEKTSRKPVILNPEFASNSLVNRKLTKTLYCFKMTPRAHEYFLDVNDALQKDPSALFTNKSICSLQTPSGFRALIGHTYTEVAFKPEDGVDVFDMRDVPEDEIEQVLREKFNVRLPNKLQPVNNTYSYTL comes from the coding sequence ATGAACCTAGAGGAGTACTTCCAAAGAATCGGCTTCTGCGGCCCACGAGACAAAGCGGATCTGGCCACACTGAAGCTGATCCACAAGCATCACATCATGTCCATCCCCTTCGAGAACCTCAACATCCACTGCAACGAGAGGAACATCATGGACCTGGAGGTCATCTTCGACAAGGTAGTGAGACGGAACCGTGGCGGATGGTGCCTTGAGAACAACTTCCTGTTCTCCTGGGTGCTGAGGGAACTGGGCTACGGCCCGACCATGTTGTCCTCCAGGGTTTTCAGCGGCTCCGCCGGGGATTTTGGACCCTACGATAGTCACCTCATCAACAGGGTGGACATTGAGGGCGTGGCTTACATAGCAGATGTGAGCTTCGGGGTGTCGTCGCAAATATGGGAGCCGCTAGAGCTCGTCCACGGGAAAGACCAGCCTCAGGCGGCCGCCGTGTTCCGTCTCCTGGACAAGGGAGAGGTCTGGATTCTAGAGAAAACGAGCAGAAAGCCGGTGATCCTCAACCCGGAGTTCGCCAGCAACAGTCTGGTAAACAGAAAGTTGACAAAGACGCTGTACTGCTTCAAAATGACGCCCCGTGCGCACGAGTACTTCTTAGACGTCAACGACGCGCTTCAGAAGGACCCGAGCGCGCTTTTCACCAACAAGTCCATCTGCTCCTTACAAACGCCCTCGGGTTTCAGGGCCCTAATTGGCCACACCTACACCGAGGTGGCCTTCAAACCCGAGGACGGCGTCGACGTCTTCGATATGAGGGACGTGCCCGAAGACGAGATAGAGCAGGTTCTGAGGGAGAAGTTTAATGTCCGCTTGCCAAACAAACTACAACCTGTCAACAACACGTATTCTTACACACTCTGA
- the cnep1r1 gene encoding nuclear envelope phosphatase-regulatory subunit 1 isoform X2 — protein sequence MNSLEQAEDLKAFERRLTEYVSCLQPATGRWRMILIVVSVCTATGAWNWLIDPDTQKVSFFSSLWNHPFFTISCITLIALFFAGIHKRVVAPSIIAARCRTVLAEYNMSCDDTGKLILKPRPNIQ from the exons ATGAATTCCCTTGAGCAGGCCGAAG ATCTGAAAGCCTTTGAAAGAAGATTGACAGAATATGTATCCTGTTTGCAACCTGCAACAGGACGGTGGAGAA TGATTTTAATAGTGGTGTCAGTCTGCACAGCCACAGGGGCATGGAACTGGTTGATAGACCCAGATACACAAAAA GTGTCATTCTTTTCCTCGCTGTGGAATCATCCCTTCTTCACCATCAGCTGCATCACGCTCATAGCGCTCTTCTTTGCAGGGATACACAAACGAGTCGTGGCACCGTCAAT TATTGCTGCCAGGTGTCGGACAGTTTTAGCAGAATACAACATGTCCTGTGACGAT ACGGGAAAGCTCATCCTCAAACCACGGCCCAACATCCAGTAA
- the cnep1r1 gene encoding nuclear envelope phosphatase-regulatory subunit 1 isoform X1, producing MTSMCVFQCCAKDLKAFERRLTEYVSCLQPATGRWRMILIVVSVCTATGAWNWLIDPDTQKVSFFSSLWNHPFFTISCITLIALFFAGIHKRVVAPSIIAARCRTVLAEYNMSCDDTGKLILKPRPNIQ from the exons ATGACTTCAATGTGTGTATTTCAATGCTGTGCGAAAG ATCTGAAAGCCTTTGAAAGAAGATTGACAGAATATGTATCCTGTTTGCAACCTGCAACAGGACGGTGGAGAA TGATTTTAATAGTGGTGTCAGTCTGCACAGCCACAGGGGCATGGAACTGGTTGATAGACCCAGATACACAAAAA GTGTCATTCTTTTCCTCGCTGTGGAATCATCCCTTCTTCACCATCAGCTGCATCACGCTCATAGCGCTCTTCTTTGCAGGGATACACAAACGAGTCGTGGCACCGTCAAT TATTGCTGCCAGGTGTCGGACAGTTTTAGCAGAATACAACATGTCCTGTGACGAT ACGGGAAAGCTCATCCTCAAACCACGGCCCAACATCCAGTAA